A region of the Bos mutus isolate GX-2022 chromosome 18, NWIPB_WYAK_1.1, whole genome shotgun sequence genome:
cgattcaggagatgcaagagatatggacttgatccctgggttgggaagataccctggagtgaaaaatggcaacccactccagtgttcttacctgaaaagtcccatggacagaggagcctggtgggctacagtccatggagtcacaaagactcagacatgactgaacacacacacacatgcccagtgTTTTAGCATGAGAGTCCCTTGATGCAGATCAGAATCTAGTCAACCCTTCACCAGTACCTCTGTCCCCTTAACACTCCACTTCCTGCTCTGGCATTTTCCTTCCTCAAGAGAAAATCTCATGACCTCttagattatttcctttccctgcCATGGCGCTCAGCTCTCCCAGCAAACAGAACTCCTTGAAGAAGTGGACGAGGAGGACACCTTCTCCTTTATCCTCTTCCATCCCTTTGTGCAAGGCTGGATGCAGGTGTGATGCTCATTAAATGCTTTTGTTGCTTGAATTAACAGCAGAGATTTTAAGCCCCCATCTTCTGGTTGGCACACAGTTGGACCTGGGAGTTCCCCCACACTGGAGTCTCTCAGGTCATGTGCAGAATGTGAGAGGTTGAGTAGTGTAAGAGGaatgggaaggaggagggtttaGTGTGGTCCCCGAGTTAACAGCCCCTACTTCTCGGGATCCTTGATGATCAAATGAATTTATGTCCACAGACATAAGCAATAAACAATCTgtaataaaaataggaaagagtTTTCTTTGAGCCAAATTGAGGACTATAGCAAGGGAGACAATGTCCctatagctctgagaaactgctctgcTGAAGGGTAGTGTCCAGCATCATCTTACACCTCATCCAAACAAAGAACTCATGATGGGGTGCATTTCTTCAAGGTTTCAAAAGAGAGAGACTTGGTACAGAGACAGTGAGACAGCAGTTCCCTGGTATCCAGGAAGGGAACCTTATCTCACAGGGAGTGTTAACATGGACGCCATGAGAAGGGAGTTGCTCATTCTTATCTTCAAAACAGACGTTCTTAACCTCAATAGTTAAAGCAGATGAGCTGTGAGGGTCAGACAGGCTGTCTTAGTTCACACACAGTTCAGGCTAAGCCATGgataagccagaatgacttccccatTCCTCAATATGTTTTCATCTTCTCCATCACAAGCAGATAAAAATCTTAGAActttgtgatccagcaattctacctcTGGGAATATACCTGAAAGAATTGAGAGCATACCCTGGGAGAGACATTTGTAAACTCCcgttgcagcattattcacaataacgaAAACATGAAAGCAAGCCAAATGCCCATTGACCAAGAAATGGATAAGCCAAATGTGGTATATACCCACAAGAGAATATTCTTCAGtgttaaaaagaaagggaattctaACACATGCTATGGCAGAGAATAACCTAGTGGATATTCTACTAAGTGATATAAACCTGATAGGAAAGGACACGTGTTACATCATTCCACCTAAACGAGGTACCTAGGGTGGTCAGactcagaaaaagaaagtagaatggtgaatGTCAGGAACtgggaaagaagaagggggaatTGTTGATGGGTACAGAGTTGAAGTTTTGCCAGATGAAAAAAGTCCTGGAGTCTGCATGCACAAAATTTGAAGGTATTTAACACAGCTGAACTGGAAACCTAAAGATGGCTATAATGATCAATTTTATGTTATGGGtattttaccacacacacacacacacaaacctctcAGAACCTCCCCCTGAGGGTAACCACAGAGGAGTCAGGGCTGATAGCAACACTGCAGATGCTCCCCGCCCGCCCAGCCCCATCTCCACCCCAACAACCCAGGGATGAGGACCGTCTTCTGTGCTCAGGACTCCCCACTTCAGTTCTTGGAGATGTCTCAGCTCCAGCCCCGCACGGCTTAACCTCAGCCTCCCTGACTGACCCAGTGCTCCAGGCTCTGCTCCGAGGATCCAGTAAGTCTCAGGTTACCCTCTTCTGTAGGAGACTGGGCGCTGAGTTCATGTCCTCCCAAAGAGACCTCTGCAATCCCAGGGTGCAGGGGGTCAGCCTGGCTCCAGCCTGAGGGTAGAGAGACCCATTTCCTAGATGAAAGTGtctgcactgtgtgtgtgtgcatgcatgtgtgtatgtgtgtaaggaAATGTAGGGGGGATGGATCAGTGCTCTGAGGCTCTAAGACAATTTTTACTCATGTTCAAATAATATTAGAGATTAAttacgcaaagagttggatatgaatgAGCGACTAGGCACACTACACAACCACAACCCTTGTATAGGGCTTATGATGTGGACCACTGATTTCAGTCTCCTGCATACTGCTGGCCCTTTGAATCTATGGGTTTTTGTTCTGTTGACTTTGGGGCAACTGTAAGGGACTTGAACATCCACAGATTTTGGTAAATGTGGAGATGAAGGCATGGTGACATATTCAGTCATTTTGGGGTTTGCTGCACCCAGTAACTGTGTGAAGCTGGTTGTTATTTATCATGGgcagcaattttttaaatgatggtaaAATACATATAGTGTAAATTTGGCCAACTTAATACGTATGGAGTTGAATAATGTTAAGTATATCTACATTTTTATGTAGCCACtctctaaaacattttaaaacagtgcCTTCATTTAACAATAACTTCCTAATTTGCCTTCACTCCAGGCCCTGGCCAACCACTATTCTGCATTTGTCTCCATGGCTTTAACTCCTCCTTTGATTTCACAGAAATGAAATCACACATTATTTGTATATTGGTGAATGGCTTATGtcgcttagcataatgtcctcaagggtCCTCCATGTTGTTGCATGAGTCAGAAATTCCTgccttttaaagactgaataatattccactgtatacatagACCACAATTGTGTTTATCCATTCCTTCAtggatgaacatttgggttgcttccaactTTTatctactgtgaataatgctgctgtaaacatgagtgtgcaaatatctttttgagactctattttccatttttttgcgCATGTACACCCAGATATGGAATTACTGAATCACATGGTAAATCCATCGTTAGTGTTTTGAGGAACTATCGTACTTTATCTATAGcaactgcaccattttgcattcctgctAACATTTCCCAAGGGTTCACCGGTGGCATttgacaaagaagaaaacagaggtccAGAGAAGTAAACGACTTGTGCAGAGGTACAGTGGTGGTGGGGAAGCCAAGATTCTAATCCTAGTTCCCTGGATTTTTGAATACTTGCTCTCAACCAAAGTGTTACATTGGACTTTTGAATACCCTTAGGCAGAGACCCCCCCCTCACAATAACTGGTGGTCACTGGGTCAGCCTAGTCCTACAGAGCAGTGTAGTGAGGAGACATTTCAAGCCCCAAAGGAGCAGCAAAACAGAGTCCTGTCATTTCTGATTCAGAATGAAGGTTAGTCCCCCCTTCCCTCTAGGCACTTGGGAGttgtagggaaagagcaaattagccaagatggcagagtcaGTCTCTCTCACCCCAAACCCTCTCACCCTTgccccatgttttgtaaataatgattagGTAACAGCAGAGATTACTTATAGCACTGCACATGCCTATCACAAGGTACTCGATTGGCCACCAGTGGCTTTTGTTCTGTAAGTATATAGATAAGCTCCCCCTGGAAAGCCCTGGAGGTGGGGTTGTGTTATGGCTGTGTTATGTCCACATTAGGGCTACGTTACATGATGTTAtggctgctgcatcagccaggagagaataaacacgTCTGCAGTTCCACTGGCTCCTTGAGTCTTCTTCCAGCTTTCCTGCTCCTGCCTTGCTTACTCTGGGTTCAGCAAAGAGTGTGCACAGTGAGATACAGGGAGACAACTGGTGCTGTGAGCAGGTTCAGCAAGACAGGAGGCCAGTGTGGTTTGATGCTTTAACTGAGCTGGGCTACACCTCCTACAAATTCCGTCTCCTTCTGCCCAGACTCAGAGTTCTAATTTCTTTTCACACTGCAGGCAGTGAAGTATAAAGCTGCCAGGTTTCAGCATCCTTGACAAAGCAATGTATGGAGTCTGAGATCTCGGATTACTCAGAGAGTCATGGCACACTTataaaggaagggaggggaaaattataataataataacacatttTCCCCAGTTCTGTAGAAGAAAAGAGGATAATGAGTGGTGCAAAGCTTGTGCAAAGTCACACAAGCTAATACAGAGCAGAGCTGGATTTGAACCAGCTGATCTGGTTGATTTCAATTCAGAAACAAGCATTCTTATCCACTTGTGCCAGTGTACAttgagcatgctaagtcacttcagtcatgtccgactctgcaaccccatggactgtagccctccagtctccccgGTCCaattctctgtgtgtgcatgtgtgttaatcactcactcgtgtccaactctttgtgactccatggacagtacctctccaggctctgctgtcaatgggattctccaggtaagaatactggagtgggtttccattccctcctccaggggatcttcccaacccaggggttgagcccaggtctcctgcattacaggcagattcttgaccatctgagccaccagaggaaccCACTCTGTCCATTAAACTTATACCAATTAAGCATCTACTGTGTACCTGGCACTGTGTTAGAGGCTTTTGCTTCTGTAGGGGTGGAAAACTTTTCTCTCTAGGTTTCTTGGCTGGTGTAAATAACTAAGTTGACATAAGACAGATTAATACATTTACAGGAGCCCCTCAAAAAACTCTTGAGACTCAGGCATTTAAGGCTTATACACTCCCCTGGGCTAAGGAGAAGCGGGTAGGGATCTGGGGCTTCAAGGAGGAGGAAGACAACCCACAGGAGGATGGGAAGAgcaagtgcctgatgaacaaatGTTTGCTCCTTCAGGCAGGTATGTTTTCCTGAAATTAGAAGTTCTCTCTGGTGATAGCTCTCTTCCTGGCATAGGCAGTATAATCTACATTATTTTGAGCAGTTAAGGGAGAGGCAAGGAGCTTCTCCTGAGTCTGCTGGGTCTTAATCATCTTTAGCTTAATACAGCCCACACGTCAAAAGAACACATTTAGGGGAGATAAAACCACTCCCCCTCAGTTCTATTCAAGCAACCCTTCCAGTAACTTTGAAACATATTAAATGCCTGATTTATGTTTGgaaaaccaaagcacagagaTGAGAACTTGCCCATTCTGTCCTTATACCACCTACCCCTCATCACTCCATTGCTCCGTGGAACTGGACTCCCAGGGCCAAGGATGGATGGACATTCTTGACGGCTTTGTATGTTGTTTTTCTCAGCAGATCTTAACCTCTTCAACTCCGTCTAGGATGCTGCGTCAGTATGTTCGCCAGTTTCGTCAGGGGCTGGTCCGCAAGTGGCCACTGGAGCCCCGGGAGGAGTCTGAGAGTCGCAGAGCTCCTCCGAGCATCCTCGACCTGGTGATCGTGGGTGTGTGCAGAACTCTGGGGGCTGGCGTGTACGTCCTGATTGGTGTCATAACCCTGCTCATCGCTGGACCAGCGATTGTCATCTGCTTTTTGGTGGTCGCCCTGTCTTCTGTGTTGTCTGAATTCTGCTATGCCGAATATTGGTCCTACGTACCACGCTCCGGTTCTGTGTATCTTTACAGTGTCATCGTCATGGGAAAACCGTGCTCCTTCATCATTGGCTGGAACATCTTACTGTATTTAGTGGCTGGTGAgatgatggggagggggatgatgTGGGGCTTAAGATCAGGAAACTAGGAGGGTAACTGGGATCTTCACTCATTCATAAACACTTTGTTAAGGAGCTTGTAGAAGGAAGCTCCAGAAAGCCCCACAGCTTCACTGTACTGAGCTAGCCTGCTTTCTTTAAACATGGGCTGAGAACCCAGAGGAAAGGGCACTGTCGGGGGTGGGTGAGAGGGAGGCAGTTCCCACAGTCTCCTCCCCTCACCGTATGGAAGTCTCTGCTCAGCTGTTgccttcatgggattttcctttACCACTTGATTTAAAATGTCAGTCCTCATCTCTCAGCCCTCCTGGTCCCACTTCCAAGAAAAGTGTTCTTTTCTCGCAAAACTTTGGTCTCTTCCTAACATTAAATAGTTGACCTATTTTTGAATCATCTATTCTTCTCTCCCCAATCCCATGAAAAGAAACTATTTGAGAGTGAGTATTTTGTCTGTTTCCGCCCTAAATACATCCCAGGGTGCATTGTAGGGGTTTAATTATTGTCCATTAATCTCCCTTCTGCCACTGCAGCTGCTTCCTGCGTGACCAGGGCTTGGAGTTACGCCTTTGACAGCCTCATTGGGAACCACATCTCTAAGGCGTTAGAGAGAACTTTCTCTCCACACATGCCCGCTTTTCTGGCCCCGTACCCAGACTTCATTGCCCTGGGCCTGGTGCTGCTGATGACTGGTGAGAAGGGGTCAGACATGGGATGGGAAGAGTGGGGTTTGAAGGGGGAACTGGTGTTGGAAAGTTGTGGGGTGGCAGAAGGTAAAATTAGGACTGGAAAGAAGGATCAGAGTTATGAGTAAGGGCAGCAAGGCACACAGACCATTGCTTTCCCACCCTGGCACCCTTGACACTTGGTGATGCTTCATCTTTTGGTCTTGAGGGCTGTCCTGAACTTCACACtgtagggttttgttttgtttttgtttttaatgaatcaTAGTCGAATGATGAGTTGCATCCCCAGCCTTACTCACTAGATACTGGTGCTAAATTGTGATCATcagaatgtctccagacattgtcaaaCATCTCTTGAGTGACAAAATCACCCCAGCTCAGAATCATTTATTTAGAATGACAAAGTTCTTCCTCTGTGTTgagaccagattttttttttaattgagaggcTATTCTCATAGCATAAAACTGATTTAttgtctttcagttttattgagatataattgacctacaacattgtctatgtttaaggtgtacagaGTGATGATTTGACAGACGTGTGTTGTGAGGTGACTGGTACAGTAAGAAATTAGCCATCTTAAAGTGCTTGTGTCtgcgtgggtgctcagtcatttcagttatgtgtgactcctggtgaccccatggactgtagcccatcaggttcctctgtccatgggcttctccaggcaagaatactggagtgggttgtcatgccctcctccaggggatcttcctgatccaggaattgaacatgCATCTTCTTCTTCTGTATTTCGGGCAGgctttttactgctgagtcaccagggaagacccttaaAGTGTAGAGTCCAGAGGGACTTAGTCCCTTCACAGTGTGATGACCATCATCTCCATCTAGTTCCAAACATGTTCATCTCCCCAAAAGGAAACCCTGTACCCACCAAACGGTCATTATCCACCCATCCACCGCACCCCCACCACCCTCaagccctggcaaccactggcCTGCTTTCTGTGTCTATGGGTTTAATTACCTTGGATGTCTCATATTCCATCTTTCCCACAGGACTACTGGTTCTGGGAGCTCGTGTGACAACCCTGATTATCAAAGTGTCCACAGGCTTGAACCTTTTTATTCCAATCTTCATGATCCTCTCCGGCTTCATTAAGGGAGACCTGCACAACTGGCAGCTCACAGAACAGGACTACAGATCAAACACATCTGGATCCAGCAGCACCTTTAGGTCAGGAGGGTCCTCTGGGTAATACATGGGTGGTGTTGGTGCAGAGCTGGGAACACGGTGGGGACTAAAGATATCTGGGCTGGCGGATCCAGGTGATGGGGGTCCTGGAGCCCAGGACTTGTGATATGAAGGGAGGAGCCCAGTAGAGATGGCTGAACACACCTCACGCAcgttcttcctctttccttcttttaccATAGGTTGGGCCCTCTGGGTTCTGGAGGGTTTGTGCCCTTTGGCTTTGAAGGGATTGTCCAGGGAGCAGCTATACTTTTCACCTCCTATTTTGGTGTTCATGGCATTGTCACTGACGGTAACATGGTCACTGTGTGTCCCATCAGGGGTGTGGGCACTGGTTGGGCTGCCCCTGGGCACAGGGGTTGGTAAAAGgtaagaccctgatactgggaaagattgaggacattggagaaggggaccacagaggatgagatggttggatgacttcactgactcaatggacatgagtttgaggaaactcagggagctagtgaaggacagggaagcctggcacgctgcagtccatgaggctgcaaagagtcgtacatgactgagtaactaaacaacaaaagcctGCTTTCGGACTTGCGAGAGGAAAGGGGATTTTCTGCTTTCATTCCAGTATCTTTCCTGACCCAGTACTTGCTCCTGTCCTGCAGGGAAGAAAGCCCCAAATCCTCAGCGTTCCATCTCCTTGAGCTTGGTGGTCTCCATCTTCATCGGCTGCCTGGCGTACTCTGGGGTTTCTGCAGCGCTCACCCTCATGGTGCCCTACTACCTGATATACCCTTACAGCCCCTTGCCACAGGCTTTTCTCCAGGTCGGATGGGACCCGGCTGGATATGTCATGGCTGTTGTCTTACTGTGTACTGTTTTATACAGGTGAGCATCCTGGTTTTCTCCCCATCTACTGTCAGATGCTCAGGTACCCCAGCCCCTGGGATTGAGAGACAAGATGAAGGATACCATGTAGACAGGAGCCACGTAGACTGGGAACCGAGGGAGCCCTGGTCTCTCCTGCTTCTGCACACCCTCTCACATTTTCCATCTTCTCTTCCAGCTTCCTATGTGCCATGTTCTCCATGTTTCAGTTGACCTGCGCAATGGCAGCTGACGGGCTCCTTTTCCGAGCTCTTGCCCAGATCCACACCCGTACTGGCACCCCTATCATGGCCATCTTGGCTTCTGGAACTCTTACAGGTGAATAAAGGAAaccttttctttacttttttaaaaaaataattctatgtatttatttttaatgattgatgattgctttacaaaattgatTTGAtatctgtcatacatcaacatgaaccagccataagtATATCTATGAACCTTCCCtcctgagtctccctcccacctctcacccctctaggttattacagagccctgttttgagctccctgagtcatacagaaaatttccattggctatcaaATTTGCATAcgttagtgtatatgcttccatgctacccTCCattcatttcaccctctccttctctcctgcccttgtccgtcagtctgttttccatgtctgcatctccatggcTGCCCTgtgaataggttcatcagtaccatctttctcgagtccatatatatgcattaatatatgatgtcTGTTCTTCTCTTtataacttacttcactctgaataataggctctaggttcatcctcctcattagaactgactcaaatgtgttcctttttatgactgaatagtattccactgtatatgtatattccacagcttctttatccattcatccatcaatggatcATTCTTTGACCAATTTCTTTAACATGAATGTTTCAAGGGACTTTTCACTCCCTCCCCTAACCCTCATTTTAGGGCTCACGGCATCACTCCTCAGGATCCTCGATCTGGTGAAACTCATGTCAGCCGGGATCCTGCCTGCTTACACTCTTGTGGCTGTTTCCATACTTGTCCTCAGGTGAGACCCACTAACCTTGGCTGAGAGCTTTGGACTCTTGGGGTTGATGGGAAGGTGATCCTCTTCTGCCTTCTTGCTGCCTTCTATATGTCTCACTAGGCTTAAGGCAAGAAAGAGGTAGATTATACTGTCTGATGTTAGGGTAGGGCCTGCTGTGAATACTGCCCTGATATCTCTCCTTCAGGTACCAACCAGACCAGATTTTAAGCAAGAGGGAggaaacagaggaggaaaatgagatTTCTGGTCATGAAGCAAGTCTTTCAGAACCTGTACCTGAAGCAGGACCCTTAATGATTCTAAAGAGTCTGTGGTTCCCTACCAGCACCACCCCCACCCAGACATCTGGGCAGATTGTCTATGGATGTGCCTCTCTGCTTGGTGAGCAGTGGGATTTCTCTTTGGTCATATTCTGAAATTGACAAGATAGGTTGGGATTCTGTGTCTTTGGCAGTTGAGAAGGGGTCTTGGAGATACAATGGCCCTTCCTGAGGtgggcagcctggggaggggtgTGACCCAAGGTCCTGACATCTTTGTCTTCTGGGTCCAGCCTGTTCTCCTCCTCCTTGACCCTTGCAGTTCTCCTGCTGAGCATCCTGAGCCTGATTTTGGCCCAGTGGCCCACACGTGTGTTCTCTGGAGACCCTGTGCTCACAACAatggctgtgctgctgctgctgctcatcaCTGGGGTGACAGTCATCATCTGGAGGCAGCCCCAGGACCCCAGTCCTCTTACATTCAGGGTAGGTGGCCTTTTGTGTCCAAAGTGTCCACCTTCAGTGAATGAAGCCTGGGTGATTGAGCTTTAAACTTCTTTGTTGGACCTGAAAGTAAAGAGAGTTGCTAAAACCAATAAACCCTTCCTGGATCCACACTCGCTGCTTTACAGACCCAATCTGGGCAGGCACTGAACACACAGCCTGAATAAGCCTGGAGTCTTCCCACACCATGGGGCAGGTCTCCCTTTCAGACGTCTAGGCTGTGTTCAGGAATGAACTGACTCTGCCCACAGGTTCCTGCTCTGCCTGTCCTCCCACTGGTGAGCATCTTTGTGAACATTTACTTTATGATGCAGATAACTTCTGGGACCTGGATCTTATTTGGCATCTGGATGGCGATTGGTAAGAGACTTTTTAGGGTGAAGAGTCTTCTTGAGTGACCGAATCCAATCCTCTTCCTAGAAGCCCTCCCCAAAACTGTCAGATGCCATAACAGGAAGCCTACTGGGCATTTGTTGGTGAAGAGAGCACTTACTTTTCCTATTCATTGTCTCATTTTCCTACTAGGATCTGTCATATACTTAGGATATGAGATCCAACACAGACTGGCAAGGAACAAACATGAACAGCCACCAGCCTCCACCCCCCAGACTCTGGATTAAAACATCCCCAGTGCTGAATCTGCCTAACTCAAGGAAATTGATGCTGTGTGGAATCCCTCCAAACCCTGGAGGTATCTTCTGGTTTAAGGGGCACTTTGAGCCTCTGTGGAGTGTGAACATGGGATGCATTTATAGCTCTGTATTTATTGCCAGTGGATGTTGTAtacttttaaagcaaacttttaaAAGCATAATAGACATACT
Encoded here:
- the LOC102266623 gene encoding cationic amino acid transporter 3-like, with the translated sequence MLRQYVRQFRQGLVRKWPLEPREESESRRAPPSILDLVIVGVCRTLGAGVYVLIGVITLLIAGPAIVICFLVVALSSVLSEFCYAEYWSYVPRSGSVYLYSVIVMGKPCSFIIGWNILLYLVAAASCVTRAWSYAFDSLIGNHISKALERTFSPHMPAFLAPYPDFIALGLVLLMTGLLVLGARVTTLIIKVSTGLNLFIPIFMILSGFIKGDLHNWQLTEQDYRSNTSGSSSTFRLGPLGSGGFVPFGFEGIVQGAAILFTSYFGVHGIVTDGKKAPNPQRSISLSLVVSIFIGCLAYSGVSAALTLMVPYYLIYPYSPLPQAFLQVGWDPAGYVMAVVLLCTVLYSFLCAMFSMFQLTCAMAADGLLFRALAQIHTRTGTPIMAILASGTLTGLTASLLRILDLVKLMSAGILPAYTLVAVSILVLRYQPDQILSKREETEEENEISGHEASLSEPVPEAGPLMILKSLWFPTSTTPTQTSGQIVYGCASLLVLLLSILSLILAQWPTRVFSGDPVLTTMAVLLLLLITGVTVIIWRQPQDPSPLTFRVPALPVLPLVSIFVNIYFMMQITSGTWILFGIWMAIGSSKSRVTLFCRRLGAEFTSSQRDLCNPRVQGPFQVQFLGRERGSGFKPPLTADTLSEIIGAEIWDFKLNYTPSMSAAFIRVASKVLGAQLCPSEDPAWRWNSCSDRENSGSSECAGTPAVSAEGALALSGCHSHFWQLQSERLCGRSFSIAPGSLPR